One Symbiobacterium terraclitae DNA window includes the following coding sequences:
- a CDS encoding SIMPL domain-containing protein has protein sequence MKPQQFAALVAGLGLLALVLLLPGRPGPAASEPEAPPPRTVTVLGQGEVRVKPDQVTLYFSVTTWKQGASAAEAEALHDASVARLQEALQGAGADAAAVAIHAPKVRPLTRQDVAGVVHLTGYEVSTRVEVTLTNLQRMDGVVDAALAGGATELADVAYGLRDAADARQRALQAAVTDARSKALACAQGQNRSLGDLVAVEVVAEEAPVAGSRSSPTALVYRVEVRGTFEY, from the coding sequence GTGAAGCCTCAGCAGTTTGCGGCGCTGGTCGCCGGCCTGGGGCTCCTGGCCCTGGTCCTGCTGCTGCCGGGCCGTCCGGGTCCGGCCGCCAGCGAGCCTGAAGCGCCCCCGCCGCGCACCGTGACCGTACTGGGTCAGGGGGAGGTCCGGGTGAAGCCGGACCAGGTCACCCTGTACTTCAGCGTCACCACCTGGAAGCAAGGGGCTTCCGCTGCCGAAGCGGAAGCCCTTCATGACGCGTCTGTGGCACGGCTGCAGGAGGCCCTCCAGGGGGCCGGCGCGGACGCCGCGGCCGTGGCGATCCACGCCCCTAAGGTGCGCCCGCTCACCAGGCAGGACGTCGCCGGCGTCGTCCACCTGACAGGCTACGAGGTGTCCACCCGCGTGGAGGTGACCCTGACCAACCTCCAGCGGATGGACGGCGTGGTCGACGCCGCCCTGGCCGGCGGCGCCACGGAGCTGGCCGATGTCGCATACGGGCTGCGCGACGCCGCCGACGCCCGGCAGCGCGCCCTGCAGGCGGCCGTGACGGATGCGCGGTCCAAGGCCCTGGCCTGCGCACAGGGCCAGAACCGCTCCCTGGGCGACCTGGTCGCGGTGGAGGTGGTGGCCGAGGAGGCCCCGGTGGCGGGGTCGCGCAGCTCGCCCACCGCCCTGGTTTACCGGGTGGAGGTACGGGGTACATTCGAATACTAG
- the mutM gene encoding bifunctional DNA-formamidopyrimidine glycosylase/DNA-(apurinic or apyrimidinic site) lyase produces MPELPEVETVRRTLYPRVVGRRIERVEVLTRRQIYYPDADTFVAELEGATFTDIGRRGKYLLFSLGPALLVAHLRMSGHLYVTEPGRPRTKHLHVVFHLDDGMELRYDDQRKFGGFHLLGPDRQGIPPGLANLGPEPLSDEFTPEALAAGLAGRRTPVKAALLNQALVAGLGNIYADEALFCARIHPARQAASLAPDEVVRLHGCIRRVLTAAVEKRGTTFSLYRDGEGNEGDMYDELQVFDRTGQPCPICATPIVKVVVAQRGTHFCPRCQPAPEGVALKPRRARPGRRGNSVRVAAEPPERKPGARGLGAPLARS; encoded by the coding sequence ATGCCTGAGCTGCCGGAGGTCGAGACGGTCCGCCGCACCCTGTACCCGCGCGTGGTCGGCCGCCGGATCGAGCGGGTTGAGGTGCTGACCCGGCGGCAGATCTACTACCCGGACGCCGACACCTTCGTCGCCGAACTGGAGGGCGCCACGTTCACCGACATCGGCCGCAGGGGCAAGTACCTGCTGTTCAGCCTGGGGCCGGCCCTGCTGGTCGCCCACCTGCGGATGAGCGGCCACCTGTACGTGACAGAGCCCGGGCGGCCCCGCACGAAGCACCTGCACGTCGTCTTCCACCTGGACGACGGCATGGAGCTCCGCTACGACGATCAGCGCAAGTTCGGCGGGTTCCACCTGCTGGGCCCTGACAGGCAGGGCATACCGCCCGGTCTGGCGAATCTGGGACCCGAGCCCCTGTCGGACGAGTTCACGCCCGAGGCGCTGGCCGCCGGACTGGCGGGGCGGCGCACGCCGGTCAAGGCCGCGCTGCTGAACCAGGCGCTGGTGGCCGGGCTCGGCAACATCTACGCCGACGAGGCGCTTTTCTGCGCCCGGATCCACCCCGCCAGGCAGGCCGCCTCGTTGGCGCCGGACGAGGTCGTCCGGCTGCACGGCTGCATCCGCCGGGTGCTGACGGCGGCGGTGGAGAAGCGGGGGACCACCTTCTCGCTTTACCGCGACGGCGAGGGGAACGAGGGCGACATGTACGACGAGCTGCAGGTCTTCGACCGCACCGGCCAGCCCTGCCCCATCTGCGCCACGCCGATCGTGAAGGTGGTCGTGGCCCAGCGCGGGACCCACTTCTGCCCTCGGTGCCAGCCGGCCCCGGAGGGGGTCGCCCTGAAGCCCCGGCGGGCGCGTCCCGGGCGGCGGGGGAACAGCGTCCGGGTCGCCGCCGAGCCGCCCGAGCGGAAGCCAGGGGCAAGGGGGCTCGGCGCCCCTCTCGCTCGCTCGTAG
- a CDS encoding lytic transglycosylase domain-containing protein has protein sequence MPGLRPRRRLGLWLAVLVCSSALALGARLALMEWYPVNYRPQIARCGGEHGLDPYLVAAVIRAESRFRPKATSPQGARGLMQIMPETGRWVAEQMGLPYQDDFLYEPEYNIRVGCWYLAALLREFAGDPVLALAAYNGGLTNVNTWLSERRWTGEVAQIPFPETRHYVAAVLRDQKRYRFLYGEWR, from the coding sequence ATGCCCGGGTTGCGACCGAGGCGCCGCCTCGGCCTGTGGCTGGCGGTGCTCGTTTGCTCGTCTGCGCTCGCGCTGGGCGCCCGGCTGGCGCTCATGGAGTGGTACCCGGTGAACTACCGGCCCCAGATCGCACGGTGCGGCGGGGAGCACGGCCTCGACCCCTACCTGGTGGCGGCCGTGATCCGCGCGGAGTCCAGGTTCCGCCCCAAGGCCACCTCGCCCCAGGGCGCGCGGGGGCTCATGCAGATCATGCCAGAAACCGGACGCTGGGTGGCCGAGCAGATGGGCCTGCCCTACCAGGACGACTTCCTCTACGAGCCCGAGTACAATATCCGGGTGGGCTGCTGGTATCTGGCGGCGCTGCTCAGGGAGTTCGCCGGCGACCCGGTACTGGCGCTCGCCGCCTACAACGGCGGGCTGACGAACGTGAACACCTGGCTGAGCGAACGCCGGTGGACGGGCGAGGTTGCGCAGATCCCTTTCCCGGAGACCCGGCATTACGTTGCCGCGGTGCTGCGCGATCAGAAGCGGTACCGCTTCCTCTATGGGGAGTGGCGATGA
- the coaE gene encoding dephospho-CoA kinase (Dephospho-CoA kinase (CoaE) performs the final step in coenzyme A biosynthesis.), whose protein sequence is MRIIGLTGSIASGKSTVTAILREIGAPVIDADAIVHELQQPGTEVTAAIAREFGPGVLRPDGSLDRAALGRMVFADPERRRALEAIVHPAVRAEMLRRVEALRREGRPAAVLDIPLLYESGWDRLVDEVWVVYVDRATQKARLIARSGLSPEEAEARIAAQGDLEEKARRADRVIDNRGGLAETRAQVLAAWQAVLGDADGVGSGEGG, encoded by the coding sequence ATGCGCATCATCGGCCTGACGGGCTCCATCGCCAGCGGAAAGTCCACCGTGACCGCGATCCTGCGGGAGATCGGCGCGCCCGTCATCGATGCAGACGCCATCGTCCACGAGCTGCAGCAGCCCGGGACGGAGGTGACGGCCGCCATCGCCCGGGAGTTCGGGCCGGGGGTCCTGCGCCCGGACGGCTCGCTGGACCGGGCCGCCCTCGGGCGCATGGTCTTCGCGGACCCGGAGCGCCGGCGCGCCCTGGAGGCGATCGTCCACCCGGCGGTCCGGGCCGAGATGCTCCGGCGCGTCGAAGCACTGCGGCGGGAGGGCCGTCCCGCCGCAGTGCTGGACATCCCGCTGCTCTACGAGAGCGGCTGGGACAGGCTGGTGGACGAGGTGTGGGTGGTCTACGTGGACCGCGCCACTCAGAAGGCGCGCCTCATCGCCCGCAGCGGGCTCTCGCCCGAGGAGGCCGAGGCGCGCATCGCCGCCCAGGGCGACCTGGAAGAGAAGGCCCGGCGGGCCGACCGGGTGATCGACAACCGGGGCGGCCTGGCAGAGACGCGTGCGCAGGTGCTGGCCGCCTGGCAGGCCGTGTTGGGAGATGCGGACGGAGTCGGATCAGGGGAGGGCGGATGA
- the polA gene encoding DNA polymerase I — MAKAEKLLLLDGNSLANRAFYALQLFSTSDGVYTNAVYGFLTMLFKLLDEEKPDYIAVAFDKGRRTFRTALYEEYKGTRKAPPDEFRPQLDLLREVLTALNIPWFRVDNYEADDLLGTLARQATERGIETLIVTGDRDALQLVGEKVTVALTRKGISETVRYDPATLKADLGLTPAQVIELKALMGDASDNIPGVPGVGEKTALKLLAEYGTVEGVYAHLDQIKGALQTKLRENRDKAELSRTLATIDTNAPVELKPAELRVREPDYPAANALFRRLEFKSLLPRVTPPEGSAAAEAVAGQAAAGAVEVVAARRIDQPGALRLTGEAPVLAEMTVDPGNPGRPRPVGLAAGDPPAWLEGEALADPAGLLDPAARLVGHDLKPLYNWLYARGVTPPEPAFDTALAAYLLDPGRSAYDLADLCRQHGLGELPAGSDPDARATRASVLPELRRRMEAELASRGMDRLYWEVELPLMPILAEMEVAGVGIDPAALHEMSGELERRILQLSQEIYEVAGVQFNISSPKQLGDVLFGKLGLPHGKKTRTGGYSTDAEVLEELAADYPIAQLILDYRTLTKLKGTYVDALGQLIARDGRIHTTFAQTVAETGRLASKDPNLQNIPIRIEEGRRIRKAFIARPGHVLLSADYSQIELRVVAHYSGDPALREAFLRDQDIHTRTAAEVFGVPMDQVTPDMRRQAKAVNFGLIYGQTDFGLARAVGISRAEAKAFIETYFTKFAGVKRYMEEKKAEAREKGYVTTLDGRRRPLPEINHRVFTIRQNAERMAINTPIQGTAADLMKRAMIAVRRAMREEGLTARMILQVHDELVFECPVNELDRLARLVKREMEGAMKLDVPLKVEAKAGPDWYSVQPYEVGTDA, encoded by the coding sequence ATGGCGAAAGCAGAGAAACTGCTCCTGCTCGACGGGAACAGCCTGGCCAACCGGGCGTTCTACGCCCTGCAGCTCTTTTCCACCAGCGACGGCGTGTACACCAACGCCGTCTACGGCTTTCTCACCATGCTCTTCAAGCTCCTCGACGAGGAGAAGCCCGACTACATCGCCGTCGCCTTCGACAAGGGGCGGCGGACCTTCCGGACGGCCCTGTACGAGGAGTACAAGGGCACCCGCAAGGCGCCGCCCGACGAGTTCCGGCCGCAGCTCGACCTCCTGCGGGAGGTGCTCACCGCCCTGAACATCCCCTGGTTCCGGGTGGACAACTACGAGGCCGACGACCTGCTGGGCACGCTGGCCCGCCAGGCCACGGAGCGGGGCATCGAGACCCTGATCGTCACCGGCGACCGGGACGCGCTGCAGCTGGTCGGCGAGAAGGTGACGGTGGCGCTGACCCGCAAGGGCATCAGCGAGACCGTACGCTACGACCCGGCCACGCTGAAGGCGGACCTGGGGCTGACCCCGGCTCAGGTGATCGAGCTGAAGGCGCTGATGGGCGATGCTTCCGACAACATCCCGGGCGTGCCGGGGGTCGGCGAGAAGACGGCCCTGAAGCTGCTGGCCGAGTACGGCACGGTGGAGGGCGTCTACGCCCACCTGGACCAGATCAAGGGCGCGCTGCAGACCAAGCTGCGGGAGAACCGGGACAAGGCCGAGCTCTCCCGGACGCTCGCCACCATTGACACGAATGCGCCCGTGGAGCTGAAGCCGGCGGAGCTGCGCGTCCGGGAGCCCGACTACCCCGCGGCCAACGCCCTCTTCCGCAGGCTGGAGTTCAAGTCGCTGCTCCCCCGGGTGACCCCGCCGGAGGGCTCCGCCGCGGCGGAGGCCGTGGCCGGGCAGGCCGCGGCCGGGGCGGTGGAGGTGGTCGCGGCGCGGCGCATCGACCAGCCCGGCGCCCTGCGCCTCACCGGTGAGGCGCCCGTGCTGGCGGAGATGACGGTCGACCCGGGCAACCCAGGCCGTCCGCGCCCGGTGGGGCTGGCGGCGGGCGATCCGCCCGCCTGGCTGGAGGGGGAGGCGCTCGCCGACCCGGCGGGGCTGCTGGACCCCGCGGCCCGGCTCGTGGGCCACGACCTGAAGCCGCTCTACAACTGGCTCTACGCCAGGGGGGTCACCCCGCCCGAACCGGCGTTTGACACGGCGCTGGCCGCCTACCTGCTGGACCCCGGCCGCAGCGCCTACGACCTGGCCGATCTCTGCCGCCAGCACGGCCTGGGCGAGCTGCCGGCCGGCAGCGACCCGGACGCCCGGGCGACCCGGGCCTCGGTGCTGCCCGAGCTGCGCCGGCGGATGGAGGCCGAGCTGGCGAGCCGGGGCATGGACCGCCTCTACTGGGAGGTGGAGCTGCCGCTGATGCCGATCCTCGCCGAGATGGAGGTCGCCGGCGTGGGCATCGACCCGGCCGCGCTCCACGAGATGTCCGGCGAGCTCGAGCGGCGCATCCTGCAGCTCAGCCAGGAGATCTACGAGGTGGCGGGGGTCCAGTTCAACATCTCCTCGCCGAAGCAGCTGGGCGACGTGCTCTTCGGCAAGCTTGGGCTCCCCCACGGGAAGAAGACCCGGACCGGAGGCTACTCCACCGATGCCGAGGTGCTGGAGGAGCTGGCGGCGGACTACCCCATCGCCCAGCTGATCCTGGACTACCGCACGCTCACCAAGCTGAAGGGCACCTACGTCGACGCCCTGGGCCAGCTGATCGCCCGGGACGGGCGCATCCACACCACCTTCGCCCAGACCGTGGCGGAGACCGGCCGCCTCGCGAGCAAGGACCCCAACCTGCAGAACATCCCGATCCGCATCGAGGAGGGGCGGCGCATCCGCAAGGCGTTCATCGCCCGGCCCGGCCACGTGCTGCTCTCGGCGGACTACTCGCAGATCGAGCTGCGGGTCGTCGCCCACTACTCCGGCGACCCGGCGCTGCGCGAGGCCTTCCTGCGCGACCAGGACATCCATACCCGCACAGCCGCCGAGGTCTTCGGCGTGCCGATGGACCAGGTCACCCCCGACATGCGCCGGCAGGCCAAGGCCGTCAACTTCGGCCTGATCTACGGCCAGACGGACTTCGGCCTCGCCCGGGCGGTGGGCATCAGCCGGGCGGAGGCGAAGGCCTTCATCGAGACCTACTTCACCAAGTTCGCCGGCGTGAAGCGGTATATGGAGGAGAAGAAGGCCGAGGCCCGGGAGAAGGGGTACGTCACCACGCTCGACGGCCGGCGCCGCCCGCTGCCCGAGATCAACCACCGCGTCTTCACGATCCGCCAGAACGCCGAGCGCATGGCCATCAACACGCCGATCCAGGGCACCGCCGCCGACCTGATGAAGCGGGCGATGATCGCCGTCCGCCGGGCCATGCGGGAGGAGGGGCTCACCGCCCGGATGATCCTCCAGGTGCACGACGAACTGGTCTTCGAGTGCCCCGTGAACGAGCTGGACCGGCTGGCCCGGCTGGTGAAGCGGGAGATGGAGGGCGCGATGAAGCTGGACGTGCCCCTGAAGGTCGAGGCCAAGGCCGGGCCCGACTGGTACTCGGTGCAGCCGTACGAGGTCGGGACAGATGCCTGA
- a CDS encoding DUF4418 family protein, which translates to MRSRFRDWRPLLFIVLGGGAVLASHYLLHTCGDAGHMVQTAGGGMMPMRCHWSERAFQGVGALVALIGLFAYVFPDSVRGLSLAVAGAGVLMINIPVWLVPTCAMQGMVCNLSFKPGALLIGGITVLAGLLGTVRFEALIPTGVGRSAV; encoded by the coding sequence GTGCGTAGCCGGTTTCGCGACTGGCGGCCACTGCTGTTCATCGTCCTCGGCGGCGGGGCGGTGCTGGCGTCCCACTACCTGCTGCACACGTGCGGGGACGCGGGGCACATGGTGCAGACCGCCGGCGGCGGAATGATGCCGATGCGCTGCCACTGGTCAGAACGGGCGTTTCAGGGCGTAGGCGCGCTGGTGGCGCTGATCGGCCTCTTCGCCTACGTCTTCCCTGACTCGGTGCGGGGGCTCTCCCTGGCCGTTGCCGGCGCGGGGGTCCTGATGATCAACATCCCCGTCTGGCTCGTTCCCACCTGCGCCATGCAGGGCATGGTCTGCAACCTCAGCTTCAAGCCCGGCGCCCTGCTCATCGGCGGCATCACCGTGCTGGCCGGCCTGCTGGGCACCGTGCGGTTCGAAGCGCTGATTCCGACAGGGGTGGGACGCAGTGCGGTCTAG